The segment ACATGCAGGGCATGAAGGACCAGGCGATCGTCTGCAACATCGGCCACTTCGACAACGAGATCCAGGTCGAGCGCCTGCAGAAGTCGGGTGCCAGCAAGCTCAACATCAAGCCGCAGGTGGACAAGTACACCTTCAAGGACGGCCGCGCGATCTTCCTGCTGGCCGAGGGTCGCCTGGTCAACCTGGGCTGCGCCACCGGCCATCCGAGCTTCGTGATGTCGAACTCGTTCGCCAACCAGACGCTGGCGCAGATCGACCTGTGGGCGCACAAGGATATCTACGAGCCCAAGGTCTACATCCTGCCGAAGAAGCTGGACGAGGAAGTGGCCCGCCTGCACCTGGAGAAGATCGGCGTGAAGCTGACCACGCTCACCGCTGCCCAGGCCAAGTACCTCGGCGTGGCCGTGGAAGGTCCGTACAAGCCGGAACACTACCGCTACTGATCAGCGGCGGCGTTCCGCAACACCGAAGCGAAGGGCGCAGCGATGCGCCCTTCGTCGTTTCCGGCGACCGTAGCTGTAAGAATCGGGCGGGCCGGTGCGTCTGAAGGGGTGAATCCACCCGGAGACGCACCATGCCCCTGTCACTTTCCCGCGGAGGCGAGCCCGTGACGGACACCGCACCGCCCGACGTCAATGCCCTTGCCCGCGGCTACGGCCGCGCGGTGTATCTCGCCGCGTACCGAGTGCTCGGTGATGCCGGCCAGGCCGAAGACGTGCAGCAGGACGTGTTCCTGCGCCTGCTCGAGAAGCCCCCGACCGATGTCGCCTCATGGCCGGCCTACCTTGCCGCGATGGCCACGCGCCAGGCGATCGACCGCCTGCGCAGCCGGCATCGCTGGCGCCGCCTGCGGCCGCTGTGGAAGGCCGCCGAGCCCGAGGCCGCCGACACGGTCGAAGCGGATGCCGAACAGGCCGAACGCGCCCGGCGCCTGCGTGACGCCTTGGCCCGACTGAAGCCGCAGCACGCCGAATGCTTCGTGCTGCGACACCTCCACGGCATGGACACCGCGGCGATCGCCCGCGCCACAGGCCTCACCGCCAACCATGTCGGCGTCTGCCTGCACCGTGCGGCGCAGGCGCTGGAATCGATGCTCAACGACCATGCGCGCTCCGCGCAGGAGGTGCTGTGATGGAACCGACCCTGTCCCCCGCCCTGGCCAGCCACCTGCAGGCGCTGGTCCGCGAGCCGACCACCGCCGCGCTCGACGCCGCGCAGGCGAGGCTGGAGCGCCGCCTCGTCGATGCCCGCCCACGGCGCGTCCGCGCGGCCCGCTGGATCGGCGCACTCGCCACCGTCGCCACCGCCTGCCTGGTGCTCGCCCTGGTGCTGATGCCGACCTCGCGTGGCGTCGCCTTCGACCTGGCGCTGAAGCACCTGCGTGACTTCCGGACGCTGTCGATGACCATCGAGCAGCAGTCGCAGGGCATCGCGATGCCGGCCATCCACGTCCGCATGGACCGCGCCGGCAACGCCCGCACCGACATCGGCGAGGCCACCAGCGTGGTGGTGAACGCCGCCGAGCATCGCGTGCTGACCCTGCTGCACGGCCCGCGCATGGCCATGCTGGTCACGCTGCCGGCGGATGCGAAGCCAACCCCCGACGCCGCGTTGAAGTGGCTGGAGGCGATCCGCCAGTTCCAGGGCAAGGCCGCCGAACTGCCCGGCCAGCGCATCATCGACGGCCGCATCGCCCACGGCTGGCAGCTCGACGTGCAGGGCATGCGCATCGCGCTGTGGGCCGATGACGACGGCGTACCGCGGGCGGTCGAGGTCGGCGGCCACGGCATGGCGATGAGCCAGCGCATCCACGTCAGCGTCGATCCGCCGCTGGATGCCGCTCTCTTCAGCACCGCGATCCCCGCGGGGTACCACGAGGCGCAGCCCGACCGGGACTGACGCAACGCAAGCGTCGCGTGCGCCGCGGGCAAGACACCCGCGGCGCCATGCGCTCAGCGGGAGCGCGGCCCGCAGCCGAGCGCGCCGAGCGCCGCGTGCAGGGCCGGTATCTGCATCAGCCAGGGTGCGGCCATGGTCAGCAGGCCGGCGACGATCACCAGCGCCCCGGCCCCGTGGCGGATCCCGGGGCGCTGCAGCCAGCGGCCCATACGGGCACCCGACCAGGTCAGCGGCAGCATCACCGGCAAGGTGCCGAGGCCGAACGCCGCCATGGTCAGCGCACCGTGCACCGCACTGGCCTGCATCCACGCGGCCGCCAGCAGCGTGGTGCTGAGACCGCACGGCAGCCAGCCCCACAGCATGCCGGCCGCCAGCCGCCGCGGCACGGTGTTCGCCGGCAGCAGGGGGCGTAGCAGAGGCTGCAGCGCGCGCCAGACCCGCGCACCCGGGCGCGACAGCACGTTGAAGCGACCGCTGCGATCGAGCAGGCGCAAGCCGGCAAGCACCAGCACCAGGCCGACGGCCACCCGCATCGCCACGGCCAGGCCGGGGATCTCGAACACGCGCAGCAGGCCATCGCCCACGCCGCCGACCAGCGCCCCGGCAAGCACGTAGCCGCCGACCCGGCCGAGGTTGAGCTGCGCCGCGCCCGCCCATCCGGCCTGCGGCGCACGCGCGGAGAAACCGGTGGCGATACCACCGCACATCGCCGCGCAGTGCGCGCCACCGAGCAGACCGCTGAGCAGCGCCGCGGTAAGCGTCAGGCTATCGAGCGTCATCGTCCGCTTCGGTCGGCGTGGCGGGCGGATCGTCGCGCAGGATGTCCAGCGCCGGCGTGTCCAGATCGTCGAACTGGCCCTTGCGCACTGCCCACACGAACGCGCCGATGGACACGGCCAGCAGCACCACGCTGAGCGGAATCAGCATCAGCAGGATGGTCATGGGCGATGCTCCTCGCGCGAACGACGCATCAGTCGCAGCGCGTTCAGGGTGACGACCAGCGAGGATAGCGCCATTCCCAGCGCAGCCCAGCCCGGCGTGACCCGCCCCATGGCAGCCAGCGGCAGCGCGATCAGGTTGTAGCCCACCGCCCAGGCGAAGTTCTCGCGGATGATGCGCCGCGTGCGCCTCGCCAGCGCGATGGCGGCCGGTACGCGCATCAGCTCCGGCGCGGTCAGTACGAGGTCGGCGGCGCGCTGGGCCAGCGCCGCGCCCTCGCCCATCGCCAGCGAGACATCGGCACCGGCCAGCACCGGGGCATCGTTGAGCCCGTCGCCGACCATCGCCACGGTACGTCCCCGCGCCTGCAGCTCGTGCACCAGGGCGAGCTTGTCTTCCGGACGCTGCCGGGCCCGCGCATCGTCGATACCCAGGATCGCGGCCATCCGCTCCACCGCGGCAGCGCCGTCGCCACTGGCCAGATGCACGGTGAGACCGAGCGCCCGAAGTGCGCGGAGGGTATCGGCCGCGTCGGCGCGAAGCCCCTCGCGCATGGTGAAGCGAGCGAACGCGCGCGTACCGTCACCCAGCCATACCTGGCCGTCGTCGGCGCGGCCGGCAGCGAACGGTGCGAGACCCAGTCGCCAGTCGACGCCCTCGATCCGGCCGGCGAGCCCCTGCCCCGCGACCAGTTGCAGCGACTCGACCGCGAGATGCTCTTCTTCGCCGGCGAATGCGGCGGCGATCGGGTGGCCGCTGTCGCGCTCCAGCGCGGCGGCCAGCGCGCAGGCACGTGCCTCGTCCATGCCATCGAAAGCCTCGACCGCCTCGAGCACCGGATGCACGCGGGTCAGCGTGCCGGTCTTGTCGAACACCAGGTCGGTGACGCGCGCCAGGCGGTCCAGCGCTCCCGCACGCACCGGCAGGATGCCTCGCCGGGCCAGCGCACCGCTGGCCGCAGCCAGGGCGGCCGGCACCGCCAGCGAGAGCGCGCATGGACAGCTCACCACCAGCAGCGACAGCGCCACCTCGAATGCCCGCTCCGGCTCGACGAGCCGCCAGCCCTGGTACACCGCCAGCGCGGCCAGCAGCACGCCGCCGACGAACACGGCGCCGATGCGATCGGCCAGTTGCGCCAGCGGCGGCCGCTGCGCCTGGGCCTGCTCGACCAGCCGGGTCAGCTGCGAGAGTCGTGTGGCCGTGCCGATGCCGGTAATGCGCAGGCGGGCGGGCGTCTCGCGGCAATGCGTGCCGGCGTAGACCGGATCGCCGCTGCGCTTGGTGACCGGGTGCGATTCGCCGGTGAGCAGCGCCTCCTCGAACAGCGCCTGCGGATCGAGCAGTTCGCCGTCGGCCGGCACGGCCTCGCCCACCGCCACGCAGGCGATATCGCCGACACGCAGCGCCGACAGCGGCACCGATTCGCGCGCGCCGTCGGCACGCTCGCGCACGGCCAGCACCGGACGCGCGCGCGCCAGCGTGTCCACCTGGGCGCTGGCGATGCGCCGCGCGCGCTGCTCCAGCAGGCGCGCCAGCAGCAGCAGGAACACGAACATCGCGGCTGCGTCGAACCACACGTGCGGTCCGCCGCGCACGGTCGCGACGGCACTGGCGAAATAGGCCAGCAGGGTCGAACCGGCGACCAGTACATCCATGCCGAGGTGACGGCGCTTCAGACCGTTCCAGGCGCCCTCGATGAACGGCCAGCCGGAGTAGAACACCACCGGAGTGCAGACCAGCAGGGTGAACCAGCGGAACAGGTCGCGCGTGGGCACGCTCATGTGGTGGCCGAAATCGAGGTACGAAGCCTCCGACAGCATCATCGTCTGCATCGCCGCGAGTCCGGCGACGCCCAGGCGCAGCAGCCATTGCCGACGATCGGCCACACGCTGGCGCTCTGCGGCCGGGTCTCCCGCCAGGTAAGGCCGGTAGCCGAGCATCGACAGCTGGCCCAGCACCGCCGAAAGCCGCGTGCGCGCGGGATCCCAGGCGATGCGGATGCGCCCGGTCACCGCATTGGCGCCGGCATCGAGCACGCCCGGCGTGCGCTCCAGGGCCCGGTCGACCAGCCAGGCGCATGCCGCGCAGCGCATGCCGTCGGTGAGCACGGTGATCTCGCAGCCGCCGTCGACCGGCACGGTGTGCTCGGCCAGCAGCTCCTTGCCGTCCCAGGCGCCGAGATCGGCCGCCTCGGCATCGACCCGCGCACCGGGGTCGCTGCGCAGGCGGTAGTAGTCGCCCAGATCCGCGTCGCGGATCCACTGCGCGGCGGTGGCGCAGCCGTGGCAGCAGAACGGCTGCGGCCGGCCATCGAGTGCCACGAACACCGGTGAGGGCGGCAACCGTGCGCCGCAGTGGTAGCAGCTGTGAACGACGCGCTGGTCCACCGGCACGGCCCGCCTTACGGCGCGAGCCGCGCGAATCGCGCCTCGGCCGGCCACTGTCCCTGCAGTCGCCACGGTGCGCGGTCGGAGGTGGCCTCGATGCGCCAGTTGCGCGCGTCGCTGATCACCCCGGCGCCGCGCCAGCCCAGTTCGCTGGGCTTGAGGTGCAGGGTCAGCACCTCGGCGGACGCGTCCTGCGCGGTCAGCACGACGGTAAGGTCGCCGCCCCGGGTGATGCGCGCGTCGGTCGGCACCGCTTCGATCATGCCGCCGTTGTGGCGGAGGATCAGCTCGGTCACCGGCTTGGACCCCCGGGTCTGCGGCGCCTCTTCCGCGGTCAGCTGCAGGTGGCCCAGACGGGTGACCTTGTCCGGCGTCTCGGCGGTCGGGCCGGCGTGATCAACGGCGGCGAACAACAGCGCGAACCCGATCGCCACCGACGCAAGCGGCAGGCCGATCAGCATCCACACCATGGGTTCGCGCCAGGCTTTGCGGGGCTTGTTCATGGCGAAGGTCCGAAGAAGCTGCTGTCAATGGTCACGATCGCCTGCGTATCGACGCCGTGCACGGTGAAGTGCACCACGTGGCGCCCGGTCGTTTCCGAGGAGGCCGCCACGGTGACCGGCACCGAGAGCACCTCACCGCTGTTGGCGACGACCACCTTCGGGCCGCCGCGCAGCGAGAGATCCTCCAGGTCCGTCCCGCCGGCGACCTCGATGCGGTAGCGATGGGTCTGCTGGCTCTTGTTCACCAGCTTGATGGTGTAGCTGTTCTCGACATTGCCGTCGTCGGCCTGCGCATACATCGCATTGCGGTCGCGCAGCGCCTCGGCCAGCAGCGGACTGCGATGGGTGACGCCCCAGCCCCAGGCGGCGGCCAGCGCGGTCAGCAGCAGGCCGTACACGATGATGCGGGGGCGCAGTACCTTCGCCGGCGCGCCATCGATCGCATTCTGCGTGGAGTAGCGGATCAGGCCTCGCGGATAGCCGACCTTGTCCATCACCTCGTCACAGGCGTCGATGCAGGCGCCGCAGGCGATGCACTCGTACTGCAGGCCGTTGCGGATGTCGATGCCGGTCGGACAGACCTGCACGCAGATCGTGCAGTCGATGCAGTCGCCCAGTTCTTCGAGGGTGAACTTCGGCAGCGGTTCGACCTTCACGCCCGGTCCGCTTAGCGTGATCGTGCCGCTGGCCTGGGTGCGGTTGTCCGCGGCCGACGGATGCCGGCTGGCGCGGAACACGTAGTCGTAGGCGACGACCTTGTCGAGCAGACCGCGGGCGCGCTCCAGCACGGTCGTCAGGCCGCGCTTGCGCGGACCGCGCGGTTCGCCACGCATCGGGTCGTAGGCGATGATCAGCGTGTTGCGGTCGAACATCGCGCTCTGGAAGCGCGCGTAGGGGCACATGTACTTGCACACCTGCTGGCGCAGGAAGCCGGCGTTGCCCCAGGTGGCGATGCCGTAGAAGACGATCCAGAACGCCTCCCAGCCGCCGAGCTGGAACGGCACCCGCCGCGCCAGGTCGACGATCGGGCTGAAGAAGCCGACGAAGGTGAAGCCGGTCCACAGCGAGAACAGCGCCCAGGCGAGGTGACGGCCGCCCTTGCGCAGGATCTTCTCGCGGTTCCACGGCATCGCGTCGAGCTTGATCCGCTTGTTGCGGTCGCCCTCGATCCACTGCTCGATCCACAGCGACACCTCGGTCCATACCGTCTGCGGGCAGGCGTAGCCACACCACAGGCGCCCGGCCAGCGCAGTGAAGAAGAACAGCGCCAGCGCGGCGATCATCAGCAGCATGGCCAGGAACAGGAAGTCCTGCGGCAGGAACAGCAGCCCGAAGATGTGGAACTGCCGCGCCGGCAGGTCCAGCAGCACCGCCTGGCGACCGTCCCAGCGCAGCCACGGGAACAGGTAGAACATGCCCAGCAGCCACACCACCGCGGCGACGCGCAGGCGGTTGTAGCGGCCGGAGACCTCGCGCGGGTAGACCTTGCGCTCGCTCACGTAGAACGAGTCGCTGCCTTCCTCGACGAGCTTGAGCGGAATGCGTGATGTCATGGTCGGTGTTCAGGCGTACCGGGCACGTGGTGGAAGGCCTTGCGCGGTCGCAGGAGGATCCAGGTGAACAGGCTGGACGAGGCGGTGCCGATCCAGGCGAGGAAGAAGCCGAACGTGTAGCCCAGCTCGCGATCCAGGTGCAGCGTGGGGAAGGTCATGTCCTGCAATGCCTGCGGATCGACGTAGGCGAAGAACACCATGGTCATCACACCCGCCGAAAAGAAGCTGGGCCAGAGGATGGCGCCGGCGCGCCGAAGCAACCGGCGCGCCGGGGCGGAGGGTTGCCCTTCCGCCAGCCGGTTCACGGAGCGGCCTCCGGCGGCGCCGCGTCGTCATGCTTGGACAGCGTCCAGACATAGGCGCCGACCAGTCGCACGCGGGTCTCGCCCAGCCGCGGTTCCCACGCCGGCATGATGCCGTTGCGGCCTTCCGCGATGGTCTTGTGCAGGGCTTCCTTGCTGCCGCCATACAGCCAGTGGGCCGTGGTCAGGTCGCGCGCGCCGAGCATCGGGTTGCCCTTGCCGTCCGGGCCATGGCAGGCGATGCACAGCGTGCCGAACATCGCCTTGCCGCGCTGCGCCGCAGCGTCCTCGACGTGGCCCGGCTTGGACAGCGACTGCACGTAGGCGACCACGTCGTCCACCGCCAGCGGGCCGCCCTGCGCCGTGAGCACGGTGCCCCAGGCCGGCATCACCGCGTTGCGGCCCTTGAGGATGGTCTCCAACACGCGGTCGGGCGAGCCGCCCCAGTACCAGGCCTTGTCGGTCAGGTTCGGGAAGCCCTTGGCGCCCAGGCCGGTGGAGCCGTGGCAGGCCGCGCAGTTGTCGGCGAAGATCGTGCGACCGATCGCCACCGCACCCGGATCCTTGGCCAGCACGTCGATCGGCTTGCCGGCGTAGAGCTTCAGGGTTTCTTCCAGCCGCGCATCCTCGGCGGCCTTGTCCAGCGCCCATTCCGACTTGGAACTCCAGTGGCCGAAGCCGTGCATGCGGCCCACGCCATACCAGAACAGGTAGCCGATGCCGAAGACGATGGTGATGTAGAACAGGTTGATCCACCAGCGCGGCAACGGCTTGTTGTATTCGGTGATGTCACCGTCCCACACATGGCTGGTGTCTTCCGGCGCAGGGTCTCCGGGGCGGCGCTTCACGTTCGCCATCAGCAGCCAGAAGCAGCCGGCGATGTTCAACGCGACCAGGATGACCACGTACCACGTCCATCCCGAGGTCATCATGGCGTTTCCTCCCCGTTGTCGTCTTCAAGCGGCATGCGCGCGGCGGCATCGAGTGCCGGCTTGTTGCGCGGCAGCCACAGCCAGATCCAGCCGCCGACGAACAGCACCAGCAGTACTGCGGTAATCACTCCGGCCACCATGTCAGTCACTCCCCTGCGGTGCGTTGTCGTCGGCCGGCGTCAGGTGCGTACCGAGATGCTGCAGGTACGCGACCACCGCGTCCTGCTCGGTCCTGCCCTTGACCTCCTCCGGCGCCGCGGCGATCTCGGCGTCGGTGTAGGGCACGCCGATGCGCTGCAGCGCCTTCATGTGCCGGGCGACCTCTTCGCCGTCGAGCTTGTTCTTCTCCAGCCATGGGTAGGCCGGCATGATCGACTCCGGCACCACGTCGCGCGGGTTGTGCAGGTGCGCGCGCTGCCAGTCGTCGGAGTAGCCGCGCAGGCCGACGCGGGCCAGGTCCGGTCCGGTACGCTTGCTGCCCCACTGGAACGGATGGTCGTAGACCGACTCGCCGGCCAGCGAATAGTGGCCGTACCGCTCGGTCTCGAAGCGCAGCGTGCGGATCATCTGCGAGTGGCAGTTGTAGCAGCCCTCGCGCAGGTAGATGTCCCGCCCGGCCAGCTGCAGCGCGGGGTACGGCTTGATCCCCGGCAGCGGCTTGATCGTCTCGGCCTGGAACATCAGCGGGACGATCTCGGCCAGGCCGCCGAAGGACACGGCGGCAGCGATCAGGATGGCCATCAGGCCGATGTTCTTTTCGATCTTGTCGTGGAAATGCGTTGTCTCGGTCATGTCCGTCCCCTCAGGCCCTGGCATCGGCAGCGTCCGCCGGCAGCACCGGCTGCGCGACGATCGCGCCCCGCGCCTGCTGGAAGGTCTTGAACACGTTCCACGCCATCACGAACATGCCGCTGAGCACGATCAGGCCACCGCCCAGGCGGAACAGGTAGTAAGGCTTGGTGGCATTCAGCGACTCGACGAACGAGTACACCAGGGTGCCGTTGTCCGGGTCGGTGGCACGCCACATCAGGCCCTGCATCACGCCGGCGATCCACATCGAGGCGATGTACACGACCACGCCGATGGTGTGCAGCCAGAAGTGCGTGTCGATCAGCTTGACCGAGTACATCTGCTGCTGGTTGAGCAGGCGCGGCAGCATCGCGTAGATCGAACCGATCGAGATCATCGCCACCCAGCCCAGCGCACCGGAGTGCACGTGGCCGATGGTCCAGTCGGTGTAGTGGCTGAGCGAGTTGACCGTCTTGATCGACATCATCGGCCCCTCGAACGTGCTCATCATGTAGAACGAGAGCGAGACGATGAGGAACTTCAGGATCGGGTCGGTGCGCAACTTGTGCCAGACACCGGACAGCGTGAGGATGCCGTTGATCGCACCGCCCCACGAGGGCGCCAGCAGGATCAGCGAGAACACCATGCCCAGCGACTGCGCCCAGTCGGGCAGCGCCGTGTACATCAGGTGGTGCGGACCGGCCCACATGTAGATGGCGATCAGCGCCCAGAAGTGCACGATCGACAGCCGGTAGGAGTAGATCGGCCGGCCGGCCTGCTTGGGCACGAAGTAATACATCATGCCGAGGAAGGCGGTGGTCAGGAAGAAGCCGACCGCGTTGTGGCCGTACCACCACTGCACCATCGCGTCGACCGAGCCGGAGTAGATGGAGTAGGACGTCATCCATCCGGAGGGAATCGACAGGTTGTTGACGATGTGTAGCAGCGCGATGGTGATGATGTACGCGCCGTAGAACCAGTTGGCCACGTAGATGTGCTTCACCTTGCGCTTGGCGATGGTGCCGAAGAACAGCACCGCGTAGGACACCCAGACGATCGCGATGGCGATGTCGATCGGCCATTCCAGCTCGGCATATTCCTTGCCCTGGGTGTAGCCCAGCGGCAGGCTGATCGCGGCCGCCACGATGATCAGCTGCCAGCCCCAGAACACGAACGCGGCCAGCTTGTCCGACAGCAGCCGGACATGGCAGGTGCGTTGCACCGTGTACAGGCTGGTGGCGAACAGCGCGCAACCGCCGAACGCGAAGATCACCGCATTGGTGTGCAACGGCCGCAGGCGGCCGAAAGTGAGCCACGGCACGTCGAAATTCAGTGCCGGGAAATAGAGCTGCGCCGCGATCAGCACGCCTACCAGCATGCCGACCACGCCCCATACCACGGTCATCACGGCGAACTGCCGTACGACCTTGTCGTTGTAGTTGCCCACTGGGCCCCCTCCTGAGCGTCGGAACGGGTGGCATGGTCGACGATCGGGCCAGGGGGCTAACTGATGCCGGTCAAAAATACTTGCGATTGCGTGAAGGACAGCTTGTCGCAGGCATCCGGCTCGCCGCGGCCATCAGCCATCCATCTTTCCATCGCGAATGAAGGATATATACTTCGACAATCGCTCTGCTGGCCCTCAACTCATGCCCCCGATCAGTTTCGAGTTCTTCCCGCCCAAGACGGACGAGCAAAGGTCCCAACTGGACCGCACCGCCAGTCTGCTGAAGGCCCGGAGACCGGAGTACGCATCGGTGACCTTCGGCGCCGGCGGCTCGACGCTCAGTTACACCGGCGAGACGGTGGCCCGCCTGCATCGCGAGCACGGGCTGGAGGTGGCGCCGCATCTGTCCTGCATGGGCGGCACCCGGGCGGAGATCGCCGAGCTGCTGGACGGCTACCGTGCCGCCGGCTACCGCCGCATCGTGGCCCTGCGCGGCGACCTGCCCTCGGGCATGGCCTCTCCGGGCGACTTCCGCTACGCCGCCGAACTGGTGCGTTTCATCCGCGAGCACTCCGGTGACCATTTCCATGTCGAGGTGGCCGCGTATCCCGAGACGCACCCGCAGGCCGACGACGCCCTGGCCGACCTGCACCACTTCAAGGCCAAGGTGGAGGCCGGCGCCGACGGCGCGATCACCCAGTATTTCTTCAATGCCGACGCTTATTTCCGCTTCGTCGACGACGTGCGGCGGCTGGGCGTCGAGGTGCCGGTGGTGCCGGGCATCATGCCGATCGGCAACTTCAGCCAGCTCAAGCGCTTCTCCGACGCCTGCGGCGCGGAAATCCCGCGCTGGATCGTCAAGCGCATGCAGGCGCACGGGGACGATGCCGAGTCGGTCCGCCAGCTCGGCGCCGAGGTGGTGGCCCAGTTGTGCCGACGCCTGCTCGAAGGCGGTGCGCCGGGGCTGCACTTCTACACGCTGAACCGTGCCCGGCCGACACTCGCAATCCTGGACCAGTTGCACTGATCGCCTACGGCGGCGGCTCTATGCTGCCCTGATGCGCCTGCCGTCCTCCCTGGTCCTGCCGTTGCTGGCCCTTGGTGCCATTCCGGTCGCACACGCGCAGGGGGCGATCCACCGCTGCGTCGATCCGGCCGGGCACCCGGTGTTCACCGACCGTCGCTGCAGCACGCTGGATGCCACCCCGGTGCTGCCGGCCGCGACCGTCGCCGGCCCCGCCCAGCCACCCGCGCCGGACCGGGCGGAGCAGCTCTGTGCCGCCGATCCGGCGACGCTGCGGCGACAGGTGCTGGAAGCGTTCGCCCGGCACCAGCCCAACCGGCTGGCCGGCATGATGCTGTGGGACGACTACGGCGAGCGCGGCGCCGTCGACCAGATCCAGGCACTCGGCGCACTGGTCGCACGGCCCCTGCTGGACCTGCATGACGACGCCGATGGCAGCCGGACCGCGAGCGCGGGGCCGGCCCCCTCGATCTACGACCCCACCCGCCCGTTGCGTGAGCAGCTCGACGCCCCGGCCGCGAACGCGCCGCCGGCTGCCGCCGCGCCGGACCCGCAGGCGCTGATCGCGGTCACCGTCGGTGCCGACGGCGGCCCGCAGAGCACCCGTTTCGTGATCGAGCGGCGCGCCGGTTGCCTGTGGCTGCTGCCGCCGGCCGGATGACCTTCGTCCGGGGCGGCTGCCGGGGCGATCCGTTATCATGGGCGGTCCCCAACGGAGAACCGTCATGGCGCAGCAATACCCCGAATGGATCTGGCAGAACGGCGAGATCAAGCCGTGGAAGGACGCCACCACCCACGTGATGTCGCATGCCCTGCACTACGGCTCGTCGGTGTTCGAAGGCATCCGCAGCTATGCCACGCCCGACGGTGCCGCGATCTTCCGCCTGACGGACCACCTCAAGCGGCTGTACCAGTCCGCGCGCATCTACGACATGGAGCTGCCGTACTCCATGGACGAGCTGGCCCAGGCCTGCCGCGACATCGTCAAGAAGAACGGCCTCACCGCCGCTTACCTGCGCCCGGTGGCCTATCGCGGCCTGGGCGGCTTCGGGCTGTCCGCCGACACCCCGATCGACGTCGCCGTGGCCACCTGGCCGATGGGCCCCTACCTCGGGCCGGGGGCGCTGGAAAAGGGCATCAGCGCCTGCGTGTCCAGCTGGCAGCGCTTCGCGCCGAACACCATCCCGGCCGGCGCCAAGGCGGGCGGCAACTACCTCTCCGGCCAGCTGATCGCGCGCGAGGCGCGCCGACTCGGCTTCGGCGAGGGCATCGCAATGGCCTCCACCGGCCTGCTCAGCGAGGGCGCCGGCGAGAACCTGTTCCTGGTCTTCGACGGCGTGCTGCACACCACCCCGGCCAGCGCCTCGATCCTCACCGGCATCACCCGCGACACGCTCAAGGTGCTGGCCCGCGAGGAAGGCATCGAGGTGGTCGAGCGCGACCTCCCACGCGAGTACCTGTACCTGTGCGACGAGCTGCTGATGTGCGGCACCGCCGCCGAGATCACCCCGATCAACGCGGTCGACGGCAAGCAGATCGGCCACGGCACCGCCGGACCGGTCACCCGCCGGCTGCAGGAGCTGTACTTCGGCCTGT is part of the Dyella thiooxydans genome and harbors:
- a CDS encoding RNA polymerase sigma factor; this encodes MTDTAPPDVNALARGYGRAVYLAAYRVLGDAGQAEDVQQDVFLRLLEKPPTDVASWPAYLAAMATRQAIDRLRSRHRWRRLRPLWKAAEPEAADTVEADAEQAERARRLRDALARLKPQHAECFVLRHLHGMDTAAIARATGLTANHVGVCLHRAAQALESMLNDHARSAQEVL
- a CDS encoding sulfite exporter TauE/SafE family protein, which translates into the protein MTLDSLTLTAALLSGLLGGAHCAAMCGGIATGFSARAPQAGWAGAAQLNLGRVGGYVLAGALVGGVGDGLLRVFEIPGLAVAMRVAVGLVLVLAGLRLLDRSGRFNVLSRPGARVWRALQPLLRPLLPANTVPRRLAAGMLWGWLPCGLSTTLLAAAWMQASAVHGALTMAAFGLGTLPVMLPLTWSGARMGRWLQRPGIRHGAGALVIVAGLLTMAAPWLMQIPALHAALGALGCGPRSR
- the ccoS gene encoding cbb3-type cytochrome oxidase assembly protein CcoS; this encodes MTILLMLIPLSVVLLAVSIGAFVWAVRKGQFDDLDTPALDILRDDPPATPTEADDDAR
- a CDS encoding heavy metal translocating P-type ATPase, coding for MDQRVVHSCYHCGARLPPSPVFVALDGRPQPFCCHGCATAAQWIRDADLGDYYRLRSDPGARVDAEAADLGAWDGKELLAEHTVPVDGGCEITVLTDGMRCAACAWLVDRALERTPGVLDAGANAVTGRIRIAWDPARTRLSAVLGQLSMLGYRPYLAGDPAAERQRVADRRQWLLRLGVAGLAAMQTMMLSEASYLDFGHHMSVPTRDLFRWFTLLVCTPVVFYSGWPFIEGAWNGLKRRHLGMDVLVAGSTLLAYFASAVATVRGGPHVWFDAAAMFVFLLLLARLLEQRARRIASAQVDTLARARPVLAVRERADGARESVPLSALRVGDIACVAVGEAVPADGELLDPQALFEEALLTGESHPVTKRSGDPVYAGTHCRETPARLRITGIGTATRLSQLTRLVEQAQAQRPPLAQLADRIGAVFVGGVLLAALAVYQGWRLVEPERAFEVALSLLVVSCPCALSLAVPAALAAASGALARRGILPVRAGALDRLARVTDLVFDKTGTLTRVHPVLEAVEAFDGMDEARACALAAALERDSGHPIAAAFAGEEEHLAVESLQLVAGQGLAGRIEGVDWRLGLAPFAAGRADDGQVWLGDGTRAFARFTMREGLRADAADTLRALRALGLTVHLASGDGAAAVERMAAILGIDDARARQRPEDKLALVHELQARGRTVAMVGDGLNDAPVLAGADVSLAMGEGAALAQRAADLVLTAPELMRVPAAIALARRTRRIIRENFAWAVGYNLIALPLAAMGRVTPGWAALGMALSSLVVTLNALRLMRRSREEHRP
- a CDS encoding 4Fe-4S dicluster domain-containing protein; this translates as MTSRIPLKLVEEGSDSFYVSERKVYPREVSGRYNRLRVAAVVWLLGMFYLFPWLRWDGRQAVLLDLPARQFHIFGLLFLPQDFLFLAMLLMIAALALFFFTALAGRLWCGYACPQTVWTEVSLWIEQWIEGDRNKRIKLDAMPWNREKILRKGGRHLAWALFSLWTGFTFVGFFSPIVDLARRVPFQLGGWEAFWIVFYGIATWGNAGFLRQQVCKYMCPYARFQSAMFDRNTLIIAYDPMRGEPRGPRKRGLTTVLERARGLLDKVVAYDYVFRASRHPSAADNRTQASGTITLSGPGVKVEPLPKFTLEELGDCIDCTICVQVCPTGIDIRNGLQYECIACGACIDACDEVMDKVGYPRGLIRYSTQNAIDGAPAKVLRPRIIVYGLLLTALAAAWGWGVTHRSPLLAEALRDRNAMYAQADDGNVENSYTIKLVNKSQQTHRYRIEVAGGTDLEDLSLRGGPKVVVANSGEVLSVPVTVAASSETTGRHVVHFTVHGVDTQAIVTIDSSFFGPSP
- the ccoP gene encoding cytochrome-c oxidase, cbb3-type subunit III; translated protein: MMTSGWTWYVVILVALNIAGCFWLLMANVKRRPGDPAPEDTSHVWDGDITEYNKPLPRWWINLFYITIVFGIGYLFWYGVGRMHGFGHWSSKSEWALDKAAEDARLEETLKLYAGKPIDVLAKDPGAVAIGRTIFADNCAACHGSTGLGAKGFPNLTDKAWYWGGSPDRVLETILKGRNAVMPAWGTVLTAQGGPLAVDDVVAYVQSLSKPGHVEDAAAQRGKAMFGTLCIACHGPDGKGNPMLGARDLTTAHWLYGGSKEALHKTIAEGRNGIMPAWEPRLGETRVRLVGAYVWTLSKHDDAAPPEAAP
- a CDS encoding cbb3-type cytochrome c oxidase subunit 3, with protein sequence MITAVLLVLFVGGWIWLWLPRNKPALDAAARMPLEDDNGEETP